From Kineosporia succinea, the proteins below share one genomic window:
- a CDS encoding transglycosylase domain-containing protein: MNTAVARNVEAMSPSRPQRNVLGLLGAFVVTSLVAGILAAGLAVPAIGASGIATTSAIESFQKLPADLEDSPMATNTRVLASDGSLLATFYDENRVPVELDDISPFMQNAIVAIEDERFYQHTGFDTEGTLRALVVNQLSGGVSQGASTLTQQLVKNMLKEQAYMAGDEEGIAAASEQTNARKLKEIRLASALEKRKSKKQILEDYLNIAWFGGRQVYGVEAASKYYFGTTAKKLTLPQAAMLAGMVQSPTQFDLADKDKHKAAISRRNTVLNRMFAQKMIDEETRDKAIDAKLGAKITRTYSGCGNAGTRGYFCDYVYNIIVKSDDFKALGKDEEARKLSLLHGGWTIRTTLDKKLLNTAWKSVKKAIPPSDPSRVATASVTVEPGTGKILSMIQNKYYSVDKGKQNTTVNYSTDYQYGGSSGFLTGSTFKPVVLASWLKAGKKLNAVIDGSPGSIPNSRFKRCGSNLKSTEVWNFVNSGDGGAKGSLTAWNATAKSINGAYIRMEAQLDLCDVADMAEALGMHLAAPSGDICATAEERRKGKKTTKIPNCIPSLVLGVANQSPLTMANAYATFASGGIYCKPLAITSIKDRNGKGVKIPKQNCKRTVDENVANTTVLGMSRAFKPGGTASALGGISTGQPASGKTGTTNNSQDTWFAGYTPQLSTAVWVGPETVNGKRKVMQGVTINGVYRQSVYGGTIAGPIWKEIMEAALKGKKIKQFGAPDTSLIGSEPRVEKPRTPENGGGNNGGGNGGGNDDGGNTDNGGNQGGGNGGGNNNGGGNGGGNNGGGNGGGR; the protein is encoded by the coding sequence GCCTCGGGCATAGCCACCACCAGTGCCATCGAGTCCTTCCAGAAGCTCCCCGCGGATCTGGAAGACAGCCCGATGGCGACCAACACCAGGGTGCTGGCGAGTGACGGGTCGCTGCTGGCGACGTTCTACGACGAGAACCGCGTGCCGGTCGAGCTCGACGACATCTCGCCGTTCATGCAGAACGCGATCGTCGCCATCGAAGACGAGCGGTTCTACCAGCACACCGGCTTCGACACCGAGGGCACGCTGCGGGCCCTGGTGGTCAACCAGCTCTCCGGCGGCGTCTCGCAGGGTGCCTCCACGCTGACGCAGCAGCTGGTCAAGAACATGCTCAAGGAGCAGGCCTACATGGCCGGCGACGAAGAGGGCATCGCGGCGGCGTCCGAGCAGACCAACGCGCGCAAGCTGAAGGAGATCCGGCTGGCGTCGGCGCTCGAGAAGCGCAAGAGCAAGAAGCAGATCCTCGAGGACTACCTGAACATCGCCTGGTTCGGTGGGCGGCAGGTCTACGGGGTCGAGGCCGCGTCCAAGTACTACTTCGGCACCACGGCCAAGAAGCTCACGCTGCCCCAGGCCGCGATGCTGGCCGGCATGGTGCAGTCGCCGACGCAGTTCGACCTCGCCGACAAAGACAAGCACAAGGCGGCGATCAGCCGGCGCAACACGGTGCTGAACCGGATGTTCGCGCAGAAGATGATCGACGAGGAGACCCGCGACAAGGCGATCGACGCCAAGCTCGGCGCCAAGATCACGCGCACCTACTCGGGCTGCGGCAACGCGGGCACCCGCGGTTACTTCTGCGACTACGTCTACAACATCATCGTCAAGAGCGACGACTTCAAGGCCCTCGGCAAGGACGAGGAGGCTCGCAAGCTGTCGCTGCTGCACGGCGGCTGGACGATCCGCACCACGCTCGACAAGAAGCTGCTGAACACGGCCTGGAAGTCGGTCAAGAAGGCGATCCCGCCGAGCGACCCGAGCCGGGTCGCGACGGCCTCGGTCACGGTCGAGCCGGGCACCGGCAAGATCCTCTCGATGATCCAGAACAAGTACTACAGCGTCGACAAGGGCAAGCAGAACACCACGGTCAACTACTCCACCGACTACCAGTACGGCGGTTCGTCGGGCTTCCTCACCGGCTCCACGTTCAAGCCGGTGGTGCTGGCCAGCTGGCTGAAGGCGGGCAAGAAGCTCAACGCGGTGATCGACGGCTCGCCGGGCTCGATCCCGAACAGCCGGTTCAAGCGCTGCGGCTCGAACCTCAAGTCGACCGAGGTCTGGAACTTCGTGAACTCCGGTGACGGTGGCGCGAAGGGCAGCCTGACCGCCTGGAACGCGACGGCCAAGTCGATCAACGGTGCCTACATCCGGATGGAGGCCCAGCTCGACCTGTGCGACGTGGCCGACATGGCCGAGGCGCTGGGCATGCACCTAGCCGCCCCGAGCGGTGACATCTGCGCCACCGCCGAGGAGCGCCGCAAGGGCAAGAAGACCACCAAGATCCCGAACTGCATCCCCTCGCTGGTGCTCGGTGTGGCCAACCAGTCGCCGCTGACCATGGCCAACGCCTACGCGACGTTCGCCTCGGGCGGGATCTACTGCAAGCCGCTGGCGATCACGTCGATCAAGGACCGCAACGGCAAGGGCGTGAAGATCCCCAAGCAGAACTGCAAGCGCACGGTCGACGAGAACGTCGCCAACACCACGGTGCTCGGCATGAGCCGCGCGTTCAAGCCCGGCGGTACGGCCTCGGCCCTGGGCGGCATCAGCACCGGCCAGCCGGCCTCCGGCAAGACCGGTACCACCAACAACTCGCAGGACACCTGGTTCGCCGGCTACACGCCGCAGCTGTCCACCGCGGTGTGGGTCGGCCCGGAGACGGTGAACGGCAAGCGCAAGGTGATGCAGGGCGTCACGATCAACGGCGTCTACCGCCAGAGCGTCTACGGCGGCACGATCGCCGGCCCGATCTGGAAAGAGATCATGGAGGCCGCGCTCAAGGGCAAGAAGATCAAGCAGTTCGGCGCCCCCGACACCAGCCTGATCGGTTCCGAGCCGCGCGTCGAGAAGCCCCGCACCCCCGAGAACGGTGGGGGTAACAACGGCGGCGGCAACGGTGGCGGCAACGACGACGGCGGGAACACCGACAACGGCGGCAACCAGGGCGGCGGCAACGGTGGCGGCAACAACAATGGCGGCGGAAACGGTGGTGGCAACAACGGCGGCGGGAACGGCGGCGGCCGGTAA
- a CDS encoding LysR family transcriptional regulator, with amino-acid sequence METRELRYFVAVAEALNFSRAARRLGISQPPLSRAIQQLERRLGTTLLERDSQAVRLTPSGTVLLREARVAIAAVDAAVRRTQRAGENPDGIRLAAKAAMGGELLADLLKAYEAVRPDVTVEVVLVGMGESEPMLRDGRVDVAVLTLPFDDASGLDHEVLGVGGRVALLPPGHELGERPGLTLDEVASIPGLPLARWPEPDGSYAYGPGPEIHDPLQLLHLVSLGRACAVICETCPTTIGGTELTVVPVPEADPVTTVIAWPAHSRSGPLADLVRTAVPF; translated from the coding sequence GTGGAGACCAGGGAACTGCGGTACTTCGTGGCGGTCGCCGAGGCGCTGAACTTCAGCCGCGCGGCGCGTCGTCTGGGCATCAGTCAGCCCCCGCTGTCCCGGGCGATCCAGCAGCTGGAACGGCGGCTGGGCACCACCCTGCTGGAACGCGACAGCCAGGCCGTGCGCCTGACCCCCTCCGGGACGGTGCTGCTGCGGGAGGCGCGGGTCGCGATCGCGGCGGTGGACGCGGCGGTGCGCCGCACCCAGCGGGCCGGCGAGAACCCCGACGGCATCCGGCTGGCCGCGAAAGCCGCGATGGGTGGCGAACTCCTGGCCGATCTGCTGAAGGCCTACGAGGCCGTGCGTCCCGACGTGACCGTGGAGGTCGTGCTGGTGGGCATGGGCGAGTCGGAGCCGATGCTGCGGGACGGGCGGGTCGACGTCGCCGTGCTCACCCTGCCCTTCGACGACGCGTCCGGCCTCGATCACGAGGTGCTCGGCGTCGGTGGGCGGGTCGCGCTGCTGCCGCCCGGGCACGAGCTGGGGGAGCGCCCGGGGCTCACGCTCGACGAGGTGGCCTCGATCCCCGGCCTGCCGCTGGCCCGCTGGCCCGAGCCGGACGGCAGCTACGCCTACGGCCCGGGGCCGGAGATCCACGACCCGCTGCAGTTGCTGCACCTGGTCTCGCTCGGACGCGCCTGCGCGGTGATCTGCGAGACCTGCCCGACCACGATCGGGGGCACCGAGCTGACGGTCGTGCCGGTTCCGGAGGCCGACCCGGTGACGACCGTGATCGCCTGGCCCGCCCACAGCCGCTCGGGACCGCTGGCCGATCTGGTGCGCACGGCCGTCCCGTTCTGA
- a CDS encoding SDR family oxidoreductase: MSETRTALVTGANKGIGYEIAAQLGRLGFRVGVGSRNGGRGGAAVSKLRAEGVDAFAVPLDVTDDESVAAAATLLEEQGALDVLVNNAGISAGRLQTPSATDLDRIRAAVETNVIGVVRVTNALLPLLRRSSSARIVNVSTSMASLALNRTSAPGSGPLDGAYGPSKTMLNAVTLQYARELEGTGVLVNLVCPGYVATDFTGFDGGRTPAQGAAIAVKLATVPDGGPHGGFFDEAGELPW; this comes from the coding sequence ATGAGCGAAACACGAACCGCCCTGGTCACAGGCGCGAACAAGGGCATCGGGTACGAGATCGCGGCCCAGCTGGGCCGGCTCGGCTTCCGGGTCGGGGTCGGGTCACGCAATGGTGGACGTGGTGGTGCCGCGGTCTCGAAGCTGCGGGCCGAGGGGGTGGACGCCTTCGCGGTGCCGCTCGACGTCACCGACGACGAGAGCGTCGCGGCCGCCGCCACGCTGCTGGAGGAACAGGGCGCCCTAGACGTCCTCGTGAACAACGCGGGCATCAGCGCCGGACGGCTGCAGACCCCGAGCGCGACGGACCTCGACCGGATCCGGGCCGCGGTGGAGACCAACGTGATCGGCGTCGTGCGGGTCACCAACGCGCTGCTGCCGCTGCTGCGCCGGTCATCGTCCGCACGCATCGTGAACGTGTCGACCAGCATGGCCTCTCTGGCCCTCAACCGGACCTCGGCCCCCGGCAGCGGGCCTCTCGACGGCGCCTACGGACCGTCCAAGACCATGCTCAACGCCGTCACCCTGCAGTACGCCCGCGAACTCGAGGGCACCGGCGTCCTCGTGAACCTGGTCTGCCCCGGCTACGTCGCGACCGACTTCACCGGATTCGACGGCGGGCGCACCCCGGCCCAGGGCGCCGCGATCGCCGTGAAGCTGGCGACCGTCCCGGACGGCGGCCCGCACGGCGGCTTCTTCGACGAGGCCGGCGAACTCCCCTGGTGA